A section of the Anabaena cylindrica PCC 7122 genome encodes:
- a CDS encoding Uma2 family endonuclease has translation MVQQAFSTELAAEPDISQIITENDTPVDNFLSEKQQRLLTEVLYNAWLPPTESQTFIAAANVGVFYNIGLPPLVPDVFLSLDVTMPENWGEKKNRSYFNWQFGKAPDVVIEIVSNREDNELGSKLKDYARMGVWYYAIFDPLGMLGDQLLRTYKLGIRQYLETDDFYFPEVGLGLTLWEGVFEGKQDIWLRWCDKAGNILPTGTESAQQAQQEAQAAKQEAELAQQRIAQLEAQLRALGIEPQGNS, from the coding sequence ATGGTACAACAGGCTTTTTCAACTGAACTTGCTGCTGAACCCGATATCAGCCAGATTATTACTGAAAATGATACCCCAGTGGATAATTTTCTCTCGGAAAAACAACAGCGTCTATTAACAGAAGTTTTATATAATGCTTGGCTGCCTCCCACGGAGTCACAAACCTTTATCGCAGCAGCCAATGTGGGAGTTTTTTATAACATCGGTTTACCCCCGCTTGTACCGGATGTTTTCCTTAGTTTAGATGTCACCATGCCGGAAAATTGGGGAGAGAAGAAGAACCGGAGTTATTTTAATTGGCAGTTTGGTAAAGCACCAGATGTAGTGATAGAAATAGTTTCCAACCGGGAAGACAATGAATTAGGTTCTAAATTAAAAGATTATGCTCGCATGGGTGTCTGGTATTACGCCATATTTGATCCCTTGGGAATGTTGGGAGATCAGCTACTGCGTACTTATAAACTAGGAATTAGACAATATTTAGAAACGGATGATTTCTATTTTCCAGAAGTAGGTTTAGGTTTAACTTTGTGGGAAGGAGTATTTGAGGGGAAACAAGATATTTGGTTGCGTTGGTGCGACAAAGCTGGAAACATTTTACCTACAGGTACAGAAAGCGCACAACAAGCTCAACAGGAAGCTCAAGCCGCAAAACAGGAAGCCGAACTAGCTCAACAACGCATTGCACAACTAGAAGCGCAGTTAAGAGCTTTGGGAATAGAACCGCAGGGTAATTCGTAA
- the miaB gene encoding tRNA (N6-isopentenyl adenosine(37)-C2)-methylthiotransferase MiaB, with the protein MTTSPRRYHITTFGCQMNKADSERMAGILEDMGFEWSEDPNDANVILYNTCTIRDNAEQKVYSYLGRQAKRKHEQPDLTLIVAGCVAQQEGEALLRRVPELDLVMGPQHANRLKDLLESVFDGNQVVATEAMHIIEDITQPRRDSEVTAWVNIIYGCNERCTYCVVPNVRGVEQSRTPAAIRAEMEELGKQGYKEITLLGQNIDAYGRDLPGATPEGRHLHTLTDLLYYVHDVPGVERLRFATSHPRYFTERLIKACAELPKVCEHFHIPFQSGDNELLKAMSRGYTHEKYRRIIDTIRRYMPDASISGDAIVGFPGETEAQFENTMKLVDDIGFDLLNTAAYSPRPGTPAALWDNQLSEEVKSDRLQRLNHLVNVKAAERSQRYFGRIEEILVETQNTKDKTQVMGRTRGNRLTFFNGDINELQGKLVQVKITEVRPFSLTGEPVAVRDAVTV; encoded by the coding sequence ATGACCACTTCACCCCGTCGCTACCACATTACTACCTTCGGTTGCCAAATGAATAAAGCCGATTCAGAGCGCATGGCTGGCATACTAGAAGACATGGGCTTTGAATGGTCAGAAGATCCTAATGATGCAAATGTAATTCTTTATAATACTTGTACGATTCGGGATAATGCCGAGCAGAAGGTTTACTCTTATCTGGGTAGACAGGCAAAACGCAAGCATGAACAGCCTGATTTAACTTTAATCGTTGCTGGTTGCGTTGCCCAACAAGAAGGTGAGGCATTATTGCGACGTGTGCCAGAATTGGATTTGGTGATGGGGCCTCAACACGCTAATCGGCTTAAAGATTTGCTAGAGTCGGTTTTTGATGGTAATCAAGTTGTCGCTACAGAAGCGATGCATATTATCGAAGATATCACCCAACCACGCCGAGATAGTGAGGTGACAGCTTGGGTAAATATCATTTATGGCTGTAATGAGCGTTGTACTTATTGTGTAGTTCCCAACGTACGAGGTGTAGAACAATCTCGGACACCCGCAGCTATTCGCGCAGAAATGGAAGAGTTAGGGAAACAAGGTTATAAAGAAATTACTCTTTTGGGTCAAAATATTGATGCTTACGGGAGAGACTTACCTGGAGCAACTCCTGAAGGTCGTCACCTGCACACATTGACAGATTTACTCTATTATGTGCATGATGTGCCAGGGGTGGAAAGGTTACGTTTTGCTACTAGTCATCCCCGTTATTTTACAGAACGACTAATTAAGGCTTGCGCCGAATTACCGAAGGTATGCGAACATTTCCATATTCCCTTTCAATCTGGGGATAATGAGCTTTTGAAAGCGATGTCACGGGGTTATACTCACGAGAAATATCGACGCATTATTGATACTATTCGCCGTTATATGCCAGATGCATCCATTAGTGGAGACGCAATTGTGGGTTTTCCGGGGGAAACGGAAGCGCAGTTTGAAAATACAATGAAATTGGTGGATGATATTGGTTTTGATTTGTTGAATACTGCGGCTTATTCACCCCGTCCTGGTACACCTGCGGCTTTGTGGGATAATCAACTAAGTGAAGAAGTGAAAAGCGATCGCTTGCAAAGACTCAATCATTTAGTTAATGTCAAAGCAGCAGAGCGATCGCAGCGTTATTTTGGCAGAATCGAAGAAATCCTAGTCGAAACCCAAAATACCAAGGACAAAACCCAAGTAATGGGACGCACACGCGGAAATCGTTTAACCTTCTTCAACGGTGATATCAACGAACTGCAAGGAAAATTAGTACAAGTAAAAATTACCGAAGTTCGCCCTTTTAGCCTGACTGGAGAACCAGTCGCAGTGCGGGATGCAGTTACGGTATGA
- a CDS encoding restriction endonuclease: MELLTLESLKTAARNFCSELSVTQIHNLYGVTDGKAVGTYVESTFNQYLSSRYEYTLGSAALGIDFPGLEVDLKVTSIKQPQSSCPFRNASQKVYGLGYNLLIFAYEKIDDHSSLTANLKCQNVVFVAKEQTGDYQTTYGIIEIIRRNGNKDDIVAFLEERNFPLDEIGREALAVKILQSPPEIGYLTISNALQWRLQYSRVIQVSTIGITTGIEKFPEHIEFLNSKKDNDKSESEIIEISETTPQESIEFGYQKIRKELELELLNRVKSCSPDFFERLVVDLLVKMGYGGSRRDAGKAIGKSGDGGIDGIIKEDKLGLDIVYIQAKRWDNTVVGRPEIQKFVGALHGQRARKGVFITTSRFSQEAREYVSIIDNKIVLIDGQELAQLMIDNHVGVSTVSIYEIKKIDSDYFTDE; the protein is encoded by the coding sequence ATGGAATTACTAACACTAGAATCTTTAAAAACGGCAGCACGTAATTTTTGCTCAGAATTAAGTGTAACACAAATTCATAATCTGTATGGGGTTACAGATGGTAAAGCAGTTGGAACTTATGTTGAGTCCACGTTTAATCAATATTTGTCTTCAAGATATGAATATACCCTTGGTAGTGCTGCGTTAGGTATAGATTTTCCGGGACTAGAAGTAGATTTAAAAGTAACATCTATTAAACAGCCTCAGTCTTCCTGTCCGTTTAGAAATGCCAGTCAAAAAGTCTATGGTTTAGGATATAATTTATTAATATTCGCCTACGAAAAAATTGATGATCATAGTTCTCTAACTGCTAATTTAAAATGTCAAAATGTCGTTTTTGTAGCTAAAGAACAAACGGGAGATTATCAAACTACTTATGGAATAATCGAAATTATCCGCCGCAATGGCAATAAAGATGATATTGTAGCTTTTCTAGAGGAACGCAATTTTCCTTTAGATGAAATTGGACGCGAAGCATTAGCAGTAAAAATTTTACAATCACCTCCAGAAATAGGCTACCTCACAATTTCCAACGCTTTACAATGGCGGTTGCAATATAGCAGAGTTATCCAAGTTTCCACCATAGGAATAACAACAGGCATAGAAAAGTTTCCAGAGCATATAGAGTTCCTAAATTCTAAAAAAGATAATGATAAATCAGAATCGGAAATTATAGAAATCTCGGAAACTACACCGCAAGAATCTATAGAGTTTGGATATCAGAAAATTAGAAAAGAATTAGAGTTAGAATTACTTAACCGGGTAAAAAGTTGTTCACCTGATTTTTTTGAAAGATTGGTAGTCGATTTATTAGTAAAAATGGGTTATGGTGGCTCAAGGCGTGATGCTGGGAAAGCTATTGGTAAAAGTGGAGATGGGGGAATTGATGGTATCATTAAAGAAGATAAATTAGGTTTAGATATTGTTTATATTCAAGCTAAAAGATGGGATAATACTGTTGTTGGTAGACCAGAAATTCAAAAATTTGTCGGGGCTTTACATGGACAAAGGGCTAGAAAAGGTGTTTTTATAACTACTTCTAGATTTTCCCAAGAAGCTAGAGAATATGTATCTATAATAGATAATAAAATTGTGTTAATAGATGGACAGGAATTAGCCCAATTGATGATTGATAATCACGTTGGTGTATCAACTGTCTCTATTTACGAGATTAAAAAAATAGATTCTGATTACTTTACAGATGAGTAA
- a CDS encoding glycosyltransferase family 4 protein → MKILVLSWEFPPRIVGGIARHVAELYPELVKLGHDIHLITPEFNQASLYEVIEGIHIHRVPVEPGNDFFHWVANLNDSMGDHGGKLIIEEGGFDIIHAHDWLVGDAAIALKHTFKIPLIATIHATEYGRYNGIYNDTQMYISGKEKLLTYNAWRIIVCTEYMRGEVVRTLQSPGNKIDVIYNGIRPEKKQHHKDFHAQDFRRQFAADHEKIVYYLGRMTYEKGVPVLLNAAPKVLWQMGGYVKFVIVGGGNTDHLKRQAGDLGIWDKCYFTGFLSDEYLDKFQTIADCAVFPSLYEPFGIVALESFASRVPVVVSDTGGFPEVVQHTKTGIVTWANNSDSLAWGILEVLKNPGYQQWLVDNAYQDLERRFRWPKLAKRTEAVYERVVKERSQIDW, encoded by the coding sequence ATGAAAATACTAGTACTGAGTTGGGAATTTCCGCCGAGGATAGTGGGAGGAATTGCCCGTCATGTAGCCGAATTATACCCAGAACTGGTGAAGCTAGGACATGACATTCACCTGATTACACCTGAATTTAATCAAGCATCACTGTACGAAGTAATTGAGGGTATTCATATTCATCGCGTACCAGTAGAACCAGGTAACGACTTTTTTCACTGGGTAGCAAATTTAAACGATAGTATGGGAGACCACGGTGGTAAATTGATCATAGAGGAGGGCGGCTTTGATATTATCCATGCCCATGATTGGTTAGTTGGAGATGCAGCGATCGCACTCAAGCATACTTTTAAAATCCCACTAATTGCTACTATCCATGCGACAGAGTACGGTCGCTACAATGGTATTTATAATGACACACAAATGTATATTAGCGGTAAGGAAAAGTTGTTAACTTACAACGCCTGGCGAATTATCGTCTGTACTGAATATATGCGTGGAGAAGTAGTGAGAACACTACAGAGTCCTGGAAACAAAATAGATGTTATTTATAATGGTATTCGCCCCGAAAAAAAACAACATCACAAAGATTTTCATGCTCAAGATTTTCGTCGCCAATTTGCCGCTGATCATGAAAAAATAGTTTATTACCTTGGACGGATGACCTATGAAAAAGGTGTACCTGTATTACTTAATGCGGCTCCTAAGGTGCTTTGGCAAATGGGAGGATATGTTAAATTTGTAATAGTTGGTGGTGGTAATACCGACCATCTCAAGCGTCAAGCTGGGGATTTAGGAATTTGGGATAAATGCTATTTTACTGGTTTCCTATCTGACGAATACTTGGATAAATTCCAAACAATTGCAGACTGTGCAGTTTTTCCTAGTCTTTACGAACCCTTTGGGATTGTGGCTTTAGAAAGCTTTGCTTCTCGTGTACCAGTCGTAGTTTCAGATACGGGTGGTTTTCCTGAAGTAGTGCAACATACCAAAACAGGAATTGTAACTTGGGCAAACAATTCCGACTCTTTAGCTTGGGGAATTTTGGAAGTTTTAAAAAATCCAGGTTATCAACAATGGTTAGTGGATAATGCTTATCAAGATTTAGAACGACGTTTTAGATGGCCGAAATTAGCCAAACGGACAGAGGCAGTATATGAAAGAGTGGTAAAAGAGCGATCGCAAATTGATTGGTAA
- a CDS encoding cyanophycinase has product MTRAFPITKRLKNARTTLLRMVNRIINQLTANLKRYFRDITTDVRPPSAKTGYKLPLLAGPVHNLGGGGNDVDDAIQWMINSVRGGSNSDTKVNVLVIRAAGNDDYNQLIYRMRGVNYVETLIISNRQEANRTDIFDKVRNAGVIFFAGGDQCEYIRNWKNTKLEVAVKSVYDKGGAIGGTSAGAMIQSEYIYDSCACEDSIESTEVLNDPYRNVTFSYNFFQWKYLRKTIIDTHFDERKRMGRIMVFIARQIQDGVSATALGIAISEETSLLVDKYGIAKVMGKGAAYFVLGDHLPEVCQPGSPLTFSNYKIWRVPRGDTFDLNKMPTKGYYLRSVKRGRFDSDPY; this is encoded by the coding sequence ATGACAAGAGCATTCCCCATAACAAAGCGTTTGAAGAATGCAAGAACTACGTTGTTGAGGATGGTAAACCGCATCATAAACCAACTCACAGCAAACTTGAAGCGCTATTTTCGAGACATCACCACCGATGTTCGTCCTCCCTCAGCAAAAACAGGTTATAAATTGCCCCTTTTAGCCGGCCCTGTGCATAATTTGGGTGGGGGAGGTAATGATGTCGATGACGCTATCCAGTGGATGATTAACAGTGTTAGAGGAGGTTCTAACTCTGACACCAAAGTAAATGTTTTAGTGATTCGCGCTGCTGGTAACGATGATTACAATCAGTTAATTTATCGGATGAGAGGGGTGAATTATGTAGAAACTTTAATCATTAGTAACAGACAAGAAGCAAACAGAACTGATATTTTTGATAAAGTCAGAAATGCTGGTGTAATTTTCTTTGCTGGTGGTGATCAATGTGAATATATTCGCAACTGGAAAAATACAAAATTAGAAGTAGCTGTCAAATCAGTTTACGATAAAGGCGGTGCTATTGGTGGTACAAGTGCAGGTGCAATGATTCAAAGTGAATATATTTATGATTCTTGCGCTTGTGAAGACAGCATTGAAAGTACAGAGGTGCTTAACGATCCTTACCGGAATGTCACCTTTAGCTATAACTTTTTTCAATGGAAATATTTGCGAAAAACCATCATTGATACCCACTTTGATGAACGCAAAAGAATGGGTAGAATTATGGTTTTTATTGCGCGTCAAATTCAAGATGGTGTATCTGCAACTGCTTTAGGTATAGCAATTAGTGAAGAAACATCTTTACTTGTTGATAAATACGGAATTGCAAAAGTCATGGGTAAGGGTGCAGCATATTTTGTTTTGGGAGATCATTTACCCGAAGTCTGTCAACCTGGAAGTCCTCTCACTTTTTCTAACTACAAAATCTGGAGAGTCCCCAGAGGTGATACTTTTGATTTAAACAAAATGCCTACTAAAGGTTATTATCTCAGAAGTGTGAAACGGGGAAGGTTTGACTCAGATCCTTATTAA
- the aspS gene encoding aspartate--tRNA ligase — MRTHYCGELRKEDIGETVTFYGWVDRRRDHGGVIFLDLRDRTGIVQIVSDPQRTPDSYEQANALRNEYVVAITGRVTQRPDESLNPRIPTGEVEIYADKIELLNAVRKQLPFQVSITDTENVREDLRLKYRYLDLRRERMAQNMQLRHQVVKSMRRYLEDLEGFIEVETPILTRSTPEGARDYILPSRVNEGEWFALPQSPQLFKQLLMVSGMDRYYQIARCFRDEDLRADRQPEFTQLDMEMSFMSENEIIELNEKLVCHIFKTVKGIDLPRPFPRLPYAEAMKRYGSDKPDTRYDLELVDVSDVLKDSGFKVFREAIANGGIVKILPIPNGNDAISNVRIKPGGDIFKEAAEAGAKGLAYIRVREDGEIDTIGAIKDNLTPEQKQEILTRTGAKAGHLLLFAAADTVTVNKTLDRIRQFVAREFKLIEKDKINLLWITEFPMFEWNADEKRLEALHHPFTAPHPDDISDLKTARAQAYDLVFNGFEIGGGSLRIYQREIQEQVFEAIGLSPEEAQSKFGFLLEAFEYGTPPHGGIAYGVDRLVMLLSGEESIRDVIAFPKTQQARCLLTDAPSSVDAKQLKELHVASTFKPKA, encoded by the coding sequence ATGAGAACTCACTATTGCGGCGAACTCCGAAAAGAGGATATTGGAGAAACTGTTACTTTTTACGGATGGGTAGACCGTCGCCGCGATCACGGTGGTGTGATATTCTTAGATTTGCGCGATCGCACTGGAATTGTCCAAATCGTTAGCGACCCCCAACGCACCCCAGACTCCTACGAACAGGCTAACGCACTGCGGAATGAATACGTTGTCGCCATTACTGGTAGAGTAACACAACGTCCAGACGAATCACTCAACCCCCGCATCCCCACCGGCGAAGTAGAAATCTACGCTGATAAAATAGAACTACTCAACGCCGTCCGCAAACAATTACCATTCCAAGTTTCCATCACTGACACCGAAAACGTGCGGGAAGACTTGCGGTTAAAATATCGTTATTTAGACTTACGACGGGAACGCATGGCGCAAAATATGCAACTGCGTCATCAAGTCGTTAAATCTATGCGTCGCTACTTGGAAGATTTAGAAGGTTTTATCGAAGTCGAAACCCCAATTCTCACCCGTTCCACTCCTGAAGGTGCGAGAGATTATATCTTACCCAGTCGAGTTAACGAAGGTGAATGGTTTGCTTTACCCCAATCACCGCAACTATTCAAACAATTATTGATGGTATCTGGAATGGACAGATATTATCAAATTGCGCGATGTTTTCGAGATGAAGATTTACGCGCAGACAGACAACCAGAATTTACACAATTAGACATGGAAATGAGTTTCATGTCCGAAAATGAAATTATTGAACTTAACGAAAAATTAGTTTGTCATATTTTCAAAACCGTTAAAGGAATTGATTTACCTCGTCCTTTTCCTCGTCTTCCCTACGCGGAAGCCATGAAACGTTACGGAAGTGATAAACCAGATACACGCTACGATTTAGAATTAGTTGATGTTTCCGACGTTTTAAAAGATTCTGGCTTCAAAGTATTTCGAGAAGCTATTGCTAACGGTGGTATTGTCAAAATTCTCCCCATTCCTAACGGTAACGATGCAATTTCTAATGTTCGCATTAAACCAGGTGGAGACATCTTCAAAGAAGCCGCAGAAGCTGGTGCGAAAGGTTTAGCTTATATTCGCGTTCGGGAAGATGGTGAAATCGACACCATAGGCGCAATTAAAGATAATTTAACACCAGAACAAAAGCAAGAAATTCTCACCCGCACAGGTGCAAAAGCCGGTCATTTGTTATTATTTGCCGCTGCTGATACAGTCACTGTCAATAAAACTTTAGACAGAATTCGTCAATTTGTCGCTAGGGAATTTAAGTTAATTGAAAAAGATAAAATTAACTTACTCTGGATTACTGAATTCCCCATGTTTGAATGGAATGCAGATGAAAAACGTCTGGAAGCATTACATCACCCATTTACCGCACCTCATCCTGATGATATCAGTGACTTGAAAACCGCCCGCGCTCAAGCTTATGATTTGGTGTTTAATGGTTTTGAAATTGGTGGTGGTAGTCTGCGGATTTATCAGCGAGAAATTCAAGAACAGGTATTTGAAGCTATTGGTTTATCACCAGAAGAAGCACAAAGTAAATTTGGCTTTTTATTAGAAGCTTTTGAATATGGTACTCCTCCTCATGGTGGTATTGCTTACGGTGTAGATCGTTTGGTGATGTTGTTGTCTGGAGAAGAATCAATTCGTGATGTTATTGCTTTTCCCAAGACACAACAAGCTCGTTGTTTATTAACAGATGCTCCCTCAAGTGTGGACGCAAAACAGTTGAAAGAGTTGCACGTTGCTTCGACTTTTAAACCGAAAGCGTAA
- the lepA gene encoding translation elongation factor 4 has product MTDVPAVRIRNFCIIAHIDHGKSTLADRLLQATGTVENRQMKEQFLDNMDLERERGITIKLQAARMNYTAKDGQQYVLNLIDTPGHVDFSYEVSRSLAACEGALLVVDASQGVEAQTLANVYLALEHNLEIIPVLNKIDLPGAEPDRVIGEIEEIIGLDCSGAILASAKEGIGVPEILEAIVDRIPPAPDIINERLRALIFDSYYDSYRGVIVYFRVMDGSVKKGDRIYLMASGKEYDIDEIGVLSPTQKQVEELHAGEVGYLAASIRAVADARVGDTITLAKAKATEALPGYTEANPMVFCGMFPIDADQFEDLREALEKLELNDAALHYEPETSSAMGFGFRCGFLGLLHMEIVQERLEREYNLDLIITAPSVVYKVITVKGEELYIDNPSRLPSPNERERIEEPYVKVEMITPETYVGALMELSQNRRGIFKDMKYLTQGRTTLTYELPLAEVVTDFFDQMKSRSRGYASMEYHIIGYRENHLVKLDIMINGEPVDSLAMIVHRDKAYNVGRAMAEKLKELIPRHQFKVPIQASIGSKVIASEHIPAMRKDVLAKCYGGDISRKKKLLQKQAKGKKRMKAVGTVDVPQEAFMAVLRLDQN; this is encoded by the coding sequence ATGACTGACGTTCCCGCAGTTCGCATTCGTAACTTTTGTATTATTGCTCACATTGACCACGGGAAATCTACTCTCGCTGATCGCCTCCTACAAGCCACTGGGACTGTAGAAAATCGACAGATGAAAGAACAGTTTCTCGACAACATGGATCTGGAACGGGAGCGCGGCATTACAATTAAGCTGCAAGCTGCCCGGATGAACTATACTGCTAAGGATGGCCAGCAGTATGTTTTAAATTTAATTGATACTCCTGGACACGTAGACTTTTCTTATGAAGTGTCGCGTTCTCTGGCTGCTTGTGAGGGCGCTTTGTTAGTAGTGGATGCTTCCCAAGGTGTAGAAGCACAAACTTTGGCCAATGTCTATTTGGCACTGGAGCATAATCTAGAAATTATCCCAGTTTTGAATAAAATCGACTTGCCAGGAGCAGAACCTGACAGGGTAATTGGTGAAATTGAAGAAATTATTGGTTTAGATTGCAGTGGTGCGATTCTGGCTTCTGCTAAAGAGGGAATTGGTGTTCCAGAAATTTTAGAAGCTATTGTCGATCGCATACCACCAGCGCCAGATATCATTAATGAACGATTACGGGCGTTGATTTTTGATAGTTACTATGATAGTTACCGGGGCGTAATTGTTTACTTCCGGGTGATGGATGGTAGTGTCAAAAAAGGCGATCGCATTTACTTGATGGCATCTGGGAAAGAATATGATATTGACGAGATAGGCGTTCTTTCTCCCACCCAAAAACAAGTTGAAGAACTACACGCTGGGGAAGTGGGCTATTTAGCCGCATCAATTAGGGCTGTAGCTGATGCACGGGTAGGAGACACCATTACCCTAGCAAAAGCAAAAGCCACAGAAGCTTTACCTGGTTACACCGAAGCCAACCCCATGGTTTTTTGCGGGATGTTCCCCATTGATGCCGATCAATTTGAAGATTTGCGGGAAGCTTTAGAAAAACTCGAACTCAATGATGCAGCCCTGCATTATGAACCAGAAACTTCTAGTGCTATGGGGTTTGGTTTCCGTTGTGGGTTCTTAGGTTTACTGCACATGGAAATTGTCCAGGAACGCCTAGAACGTGAGTATAATTTGGACTTAATCATCACAGCCCCATCGGTTGTTTATAAGGTGATTACGGTCAAAGGGGAGGAACTATACATTGATAATCCTAGTCGCTTACCCTCTCCTAATGAACGCGAAAGAATAGAAGAACCCTATGTCAAAGTAGAAATGATTACTCCTGAAACCTACGTGGGCGCTTTAATGGAGTTGTCGCAGAATCGCCGGGGTATCTTCAAAGATATGAAATATCTCACCCAAGGACGAACCACACTCACCTATGAGTTACCTTTGGCAGAAGTAGTTACAGACTTTTTTGATCAAATGAAATCGCGATCGCGCGGTTATGCCAGTATGGAATATCATATCATTGGCTACCGTGAGAATCATTTGGTGAAGCTGGATATCATGATTAACGGTGAGCCTGTAGATTCTTTAGCGATGATTGTTCATAGAGATAAAGCCTACAATGTCGGCAGAGCAATGGCTGAAAAGCTCAAAGAACTGATTCCCCGTCATCAATTCAAAGTTCCCATTCAGGCTTCTATTGGCAGTAAAGTCATTGCCAGTGAACACATCCCAGCTATGCGGAAAGACGTTTTGGCGAAATGCTACGGTGGTGATATTAGCCGCAAAAAGAAACTCTTACAAAAGCAAGCCAAGGGTAAAAAACGCATGAAAGCAGTAGGTACAGTGGATGTACCACAGGAAGCATTTATGGCTGTGCTGCGTTTAGATCAAAATTAG
- a CDS encoding ExbD/TolR family protein: MRLPDEPDLPAQINIVPMIDVIFAILTFFIMSTLFLTRSEGLPVNLPKAATAKSQSAAVPITVTVDQGGKISLNRQEVTLNSLAENVRELMGANTEVVVIINADQNATHGQVVGVMDRLRQVQGAKLAIATQKPK, translated from the coding sequence ATGCGTTTACCCGACGAGCCAGATTTGCCAGCCCAGATCAATATTGTCCCGATGATTGATGTCATCTTTGCAATTTTGACATTTTTCATTATGTCAACTTTATTTTTAACTCGGTCGGAAGGATTACCAGTTAATTTACCGAAAGCAGCTACAGCAAAATCACAATCAGCAGCAGTACCAATTACGGTAACGGTAGACCAAGGTGGCAAAATTAGCTTAAATCGTCAAGAAGTAACCCTGAACAGCTTGGCTGAAAATGTGCGGGAATTAATGGGTGCTAATACAGAAGTAGTAGTCATTATTAACGCTGATCAGAATGCTACTCACGGTCAAGTAGTGGGAGTTATGGATCGTTTGCGTCAGGTACAGGGAGCAAAATTAGCGATCGCAACTCAAAAACCTAAATGA
- a CDS encoding DNA cytosine methyltransferase: protein MKTNNFKAVELFAGIGGFRLGLTNANIETIWANDINQLSCQVYESNFGKDSIVLGDINKIPISCIPNHDILTAGFPCQPFSPAGKKLGVRDSVRGSLFERIVEIINEKQPKHFLLENVKRLLTMENGYHFRVILNALSELDYFIEWRIISPISFGIPQNRDRIFIFGTKFNSTDITSEVLEKTSIFLTQPDLIDLENIEILIEKNMMPIDANKCKNYNWGITYKNKMLTLNLSTLPDIKPRQKLKDILQDDLIVDAQFDFTSDTLERIKKSKPVNRYCDGVELLYNQDGGARLGYTIFGINGIASTLTASTSRHYERYQIGNKFRRLTNVEYARLMGFPDDWCRVARIYDQYALFGNAIVPACVEWVCQRIGKVNIEFTKSSWQQLSLAI, encoded by the coding sequence ATGAAAACAAACAATTTTAAAGCTGTAGAATTATTTGCTGGTATTGGTGGTTTTCGCTTAGGGTTGACAAATGCTAATATTGAAACTATATGGGCTAATGATATCAATCAACTGAGTTGTCAAGTTTATGAAAGTAATTTTGGTAAAGATTCCATAGTTTTAGGAGATATCAACAAAATTCCGATATCATGTATACCCAATCATGATATTTTAACTGCTGGTTTCCCTTGTCAACCATTTAGCCCTGCTGGTAAAAAACTGGGTGTGAGAGATAGTGTTAGAGGCTCTTTATTTGAACGCATCGTAGAAATTATAAATGAAAAACAACCTAAACATTTTTTATTAGAAAATGTCAAAAGACTTTTAACAATGGAAAATGGCTATCATTTCCGAGTTATTTTAAATGCTCTATCTGAATTAGATTATTTTATAGAATGGAGAATTATTAGCCCCATCAGTTTTGGTATACCTCAAAACAGAGACAGAATTTTTATTTTTGGTACTAAGTTCAATTCAACAGATATAACATCTGAAGTTTTAGAAAAAACATCAATTTTTTTAACTCAACCTGATTTAATTGATTTAGAAAATATAGAAATATTAATAGAAAAAAATATGATGCCTATAGATGCTAATAAATGCAAGAATTATAATTGGGGAATTACTTATAAAAATAAAATGTTAACCTTAAATCTTTCTACCTTACCAGATATCAAACCTAGACAAAAATTAAAAGATATTTTGCAAGATGATTTGATAGTAGATGCTCAATTTGATTTTACATCTGATACTTTAGAACGAATTAAAAAAAGTAAGCCTGTAAATCGTTATTGTGATGGTGTGGAATTATTATACAATCAAGATGGAGGAGCAAGATTAGGTTATACAATTTTCGGAATTAATGGAATTGCATCAACATTAACTGCTTCGACTTCAAGACATTATGAACGTTATCAAATAGGTAATAAATTTCGGCGTTTAACTAATGTTGAATATGCGAGATTGATGGGTTTTCCTGATGATTGGTGTCGAGTTGCAAGAATTTATGATCAATATGCTTTATTCGGTAATGCAATTGTTCCTGCTTGTGTAGAATGGGTATGTCAGAGAATTGGTAAAGTAAATATCGAATTTACTAAATCTTCTTGGCAACAATTAAGTTTGGCTATTTAA